The DNA region CAGGCGACGCAGCGAACACGGCCCGGGTCATCTATCAGTTCGCCTACGAGGATTCGGCGGTGATCGTGGTTCACGTCGTCGAGAAAGGCGAAGGCGTACCCGACAAGGCATCCGTCGAGCAGCGTCGAGAGTTCGCTGAGGAGGCATATCTGTCCTTTTTTGAAATGTTTCCGAGTGACGGCCCCACGCTTCAGTACCGCACGTTATACGGGCGGAACGTCGCAATAACGATCCAGCAGGCCGCCGAAGAGGAAAACGCGACCGTAATCGCGTTCGTCCCACGCGTCGGGAGCCGTTGGCTCAAGTTCATTACCGGAGATGTTACAACTGAACTCATCAAACGAAGCAGTATCCCGGTGATTGCACTTCCGAAAGAACAGAAACGGATCGTGTTCACCCACGATACATAACGACTCTACACCACTACATCCGTGTTAGTGCCGACTCTGGCTGGAGTCTGTGCCATTCGCTCTCGACGCGGTCGTTTCGCTGG from Haloprofundus halobius includes:
- a CDS encoding universal stress protein; this translates as MASSLFDKMFVPIAGPGDAANTARVIYQFAYEDSAVIVVHVVEKGEGVPDKASVEQRREFAEEAYLSFFEMFPSDGPTLQYRTLYGRNVAITIQQAAEEENATVIAFVPRVGSRWLKFITGDVTTELIKRSSIPVIALPKEQKRIVFTHDT